In the Topomyia yanbarensis strain Yona2022 chromosome 3, ASM3024719v1, whole genome shotgun sequence genome, one interval contains:
- the LOC131692680 gene encoding sphingolipid delta(4)-desaturase DES1-like produces MGQRVSRTEFEWVHNDQPHIGRRDAMLKKYPEIKKLFGPDPSLKLIVSALVLIQFIMLYVLQDQSWKVIVLVAYIFGGVINHSLMVASHEIVHNIPFGHARPLANRYFGMWCNIPIGVPFSVTYKKYHTLHHKYLAEEALDHDIPTVLEAKLFSTTLGKLVFLIVQPIFFITRPFFVNPMPIQKLEIINAVVQVAFDALVVFLFGWKMLSYLLICSFFALSLHPISGHLISDHYMFKKGFETYSYYGPLNWIHFNVGYHNEHHDFPAIPGSKLPEVKKIAPEFYETIPYHTSYLRVMYDFVRDPTVGLYARIKRKPLEKAG; encoded by the coding sequence ATGGGCCAACGAGTCTCGAGAACCGAATTTGAATGGGTTCATAATGATCAACCGCATATTGGACGGCGTGATGCCATGCTGAAGAAGTATCCGGAAATTAAAAAGTTGTTCGGTCCGGATCCATCGCTCAAATTGATCGTGTCCGCGTTGGTACTGATCCAGTTCATCATGCTGTATGTGCTGCAAGACCAGTCGTGGAAAGTGATTGTCCTGGTGGCGTACATCTTCGGTGGCGTTATCAACCACTCGCTTATGGTTGCCAGCCATGAGATCGTGCACAACATTCCGTTCGGACACGCCAGACCTCTGGCGAATCGTTACTTTGGCATGTGGTGTAATATACCGATCGGAGTGCCTTTTTCAGTTACCTACAAAAAGTACCACACACTGCATCATAAGTATTTAGCAGAAGAAGCCCTGGACCACGATATCCCGACGGTTTTGGAGGCCAAACTGTTTTCTACCACACTCGGAAAGTTAGTGTTTCTCATCGTTCAGcccatatttttcataacgagGCCGTTCTTTGTCAATCCTATGCCAATCCAGAAGCTAGAAATAATCAATGCTGTTGTGCAAGTGGCTTTCGATGCACTAGTGGTGTTCCTTTTCGGCTGGAAAATGCTCTCCTACTTGCTGATCTGTTCCTTTTTTGCACTGAGCCTCCATCCGATATCGGGACATCTTATCTCCGATCACTACATGTTCAAGAAGGGATTCGAAACCTACTCCTACTATGGACCACTGAACTGGATCCATTTCAACGTCGGCTATCACAATGAGCACCACGATTTTCCTGCTATCCCGGGAAGTAAACTACCGGAGGTGAAAAAAATTGCGCCAGAATTTTACGAAACGATCCCCTACCACACATCATACCTTCGAGTGATGTATGATTTTGTGAGAGACCCAACCGTCGGACTTTACGCGCGGATCAAGCGGAAACCGCTGGAAAAGGCAGGATAG